The Euphorbia lathyris chromosome 3, ddEupLath1.1, whole genome shotgun sequence genome contains a region encoding:
- the LOC136223256 gene encoding putative pentatricopeptide repeat-containing protein At3g15930, protein MPISFLHKTHIHLINFHSSPHKKMISMASISAPHLSPPILENPPLSLFHNCKSMDQLKQIHSLTIKTGTLCNPLLQSKILASCCTQEFGDMEYARHLFDAITQPTMFHWNTMFKGYSRINCSKLGVSMYLEMLNRDFLPDCYTYPFLMKGFKRDIALECGKELHCHAIKYGLASNLYVQNALINMYALSGLIDMARGIFDMSCKTDVVTWNTIISGYNRLKQYDETKKLFYEMVKKRVLPSSVTLVSVLSACSKLKDLECGQQVHRYVCDHVTESNLIVENALIDMYAACGQMSSALGIFENIKNKDVISWTAIVSGFVNIGQLDIARKYFDEMPERDYVSWTAMIDGYLKANCFKEALILFREMQTSNVKPDEFTMVSILTACAQLGALELGEWVKTYIDKNKVKNDAFVKNALIDMYFKCGNVEKARSIFNDMPQQDKFAWTAMIGGLAINGYGEEALDMFDKMLKASVTPDEITYIGVLCACTHTGMVDEGRKFFSTMTTQHGIEPNVTHYGCMVDLLGRSGHLTEAYEVIKNMPTRPNSIVWGALLGACRIHKNAEMAEMAAKQMLEIEPANGAVYVILCNIYAACNKWDKLRQLRNAMLERGIKKIPGCSLIEMNGVVHEFVAGDQSHPQTKDIYLKLDEMTNDLKVSGYKPDTSEVFLDIAEEDKESAVYQHSEKLAIAFGLISSGPRATIRVVKNLRMCVDCHRMAKLVSKVYDREVIVRDRTRFHHFRDGSCSCKDYW, encoded by the coding sequence ATGCCAATTTCATTTCTCCACAAAACCCACATTCACTTGATAAATTTCCATTCTTCACCTCATAAGAAAATGATATCCATGGCATCTATTTCTGCCCCTCACTTATCTCCACCCATCCTAGAAAACCCACCTTTGTCCCTCTTCCACAACTGCAAATCCATGGACCAACTCAAGCAAATACACTCTCTAACAATCAAAACCGGCACCCTTTGCAATCCTCTTTTGCAAAGCAAGATCCTTGCCTCCTGCTGCACCCAGGAATTTGGTGATATGGAATATGCACGCCACCTGTTTGATGCAATTACTCAACCAACAATGTTCCATTGGAATACTATGTTCAAAGGCTATTCCCGGATTAATTGTTCTAAACTAGGTGTTTCCATGTATCTAGAGATGCTGAACAGAGATTTTTTGCCTGATTGCTACACCTACCCATTCTTGATGAAGGGTTTCAAGCGAGATATTGCATTAGAATGCGGCAAGGAGTTGCATTGTCATGCGATCAAATATGGATTAGCTTCCAATTTATATGTCCAAAATGCACTCATAAACATGTATGCTTTGTCTGGTTTAATAGATATGGCTCGAGGGATATTTGATATGAGTTGTAAGACAGACGTGGTCACTTGGAACACCATCATTTCTGGTTACAACAGATTGAAGCAATATGATGAGACTAAGAAGCTCTTTTACGAGATGGTGAAGAAACGAGTTTTACCTTCTTCAGTTACTCTTGTATCCGTATTATCAGCTTGTTCTAAGTTGAAGGATTTAGAATGCGGCCAGCAAGTTCACAGGTATGTTTGTGATCATGTCACTGAGTCTAACTTGATAGTGGAGAATGCTTTAATTGATATGTATGCTGCCTGTGGTCAAATGAGTTCTGCACTTGGGATTTTCGAGAATATAAAGAACAAGGATGTAATTTCTTGGACTGCTATTGTTTCTGGGTTTGTGAATATTGGACAACTTGATATAGCTAGAAAGTATTTTGATGAGATGCCTGAAAGAGACTATGTCTCATGGACTGCCATGATAGATGGATACCTCAAAGCTAATTGCTTCAAAGAGGCCCTGATTCTCTTCCGCGAGATGCAAACGTCGAATGTGAAACCAGATGAGTTCACAATGGTCAGCATACTCACAGCTTGTGCGCAACTTGGGGCACTAGAGCTAGGAGAATGGGTAAAGACTTACATTGACAAAAACAAGGTCAAGAATGATGCCTTTGTGAAGAATGCCTTGATAGACATGTACTTCAAATGTGGCAACGTTGAAAAAGCTCGAAGTATATTTAATGATATGCCTCAGCAGGACAAATTTGCATGGACTGCCATGATTGGTGGTCTTGCCATTAATGGATATGGTGAAGAAGCTCTGGACATGTTTGATAAGATGCTGAAAGCTTCAGTAACTCCAGATGAAATAACTTACATAGGTGTTCTTTGTGCTTGTACTCACACTGGCATGGTAGATGAAGGAAGAAAGTTTTTTTCTACCATGACCACCCAACACGGGATAGAGCCGAATGTGACTCATTATGGATGCATGGTTGATCTTCTTGGCCGATCTGGGCATCTAACGGAAGCTTATGAAGTGATAAAGAATATGCCTACAAGACCAAATTCAATAGTCTGGGGAGCTCTTCTTGGTGCATGTAGAATTCATAAAAATGCAGAAATGGCTGAAATGGCAGCTAAACAAATGCTTGAGATAGAGCCAGCTAACGGAGCAGTATATGTTATTCTATGCAATATTTACGCTGCTTGCAATAAATGGGATAAACTGCGACAGTTAAGAAACGCAATGTTGGAAAGAGGAATCAAGAAGATACCTGGTTGCAGTTTGATAGAAATGAACGGCGTAGTCCATGAATTTGTTGCTGGGGACCAATCTCATCCTCAAACTAAAGACATATATTTGAAGCTGGATGAAATGACAAATGACTTGAAAGTTTCAGGGTATAAGCCTGATACGTCTGAGGTGTTTCTTGATATTGCCGAAGAAGATAAAGAGAGTGCAGTTTACCAGCATAGTGAGAAGTTGGCTATTGCATTTGGGCTCATCAGTTCAGGACCTAGAGCCACGATCAGAGTTGTTAAGAACCTCAGAATGTGTGTAGATTGTCACCGTATGGCTAAGTTGGTATCGAAGGTGTATGATAGAGAAGTGATTGTAAGGGACCGAACTCGTTTCCATCATTTCAGGGATGGTTCATGCTCATGTAAAGACTACTGGTGA